The following proteins come from a genomic window of Winogradskyella sp. PC-19:
- a CDS encoding M13 family metallopeptidase gives MKRFFALLSLIAFLTSCKEETKPELQVVTFDGISKNIKPGDNFFNHVNKIWMDSAVIADDQVGVGAYRFLNIPQQELLKNILQEVSTQEHPDGSVEQQVGDFYASGMDTIKINKRGIKPIEPILQRIEAIDNVDVMTQFVATQLQTGDYSMFAPYISPDQKNSEMNILHLAQAGLGLPDRDYYFIEGESVQEIQNAYKTYLARLFELVGDTEVNEKAEIVYNIEKQLAESHKTRIERRDVKANYNKMSVADLDKRHSNINWSDMLVNLGAKTDSIDVAQPAYYDTLDKMLASVSLDDWKLYLKANSIGSHDNILSKPFQDAAFEYSKVLSGQSEQQPRDKQMVRSVDQQIGFALGQLYVKRYFNEDAKKRALDLVNNFQKVLEKRIDNLDWMSDSTKVKAKEKLYAINKKIGYPDVWRTYDVEIDRNQFFENVVALRKNDFQYELQQLNQPPNKDEWGTTPSTVTAYYNPSLNEIVFPAGILQAPYFDLYADDAVNYGGIGMVIGHEFTHAFDDQGAQFDKDGNVTNWWIKDDYKKFKAKTNQIVEQYGAFTVLDSVHLKGALTVGENTADNGGIAIAYDAFKLTEQGQGNETIAGFTPDQRFFLSIANIWRVKMRDEFLRNYVANDPHSPPMWRVNGPLMNFTPFYEAFDVKPGEANYRVEEKRIKIW, from the coding sequence ATGAAACGTTTTTTCGCATTACTATCGCTAATTGCCTTTTTAACTTCTTGTAAAGAGGAAACTAAACCAGAATTACAAGTCGTAACATTTGACGGTATTTCCAAAAACATTAAACCAGGTGACAACTTTTTCAACCACGTCAATAAGATATGGATGGATAGTGCTGTTATTGCAGACGACCAAGTAGGCGTAGGAGCATACCGTTTTTTAAATATCCCACAACAAGAATTACTGAAAAATATTTTACAAGAAGTCTCTACACAAGAGCATCCTGATGGTAGTGTAGAGCAGCAGGTTGGCGATTTTTACGCTTCTGGTATGGATACAATAAAAATTAATAAACGTGGCATAAAACCTATTGAACCTATATTGCAACGTATTGAAGCTATTGATAATGTTGATGTAATGACACAATTTGTGGCTACACAATTACAGACTGGTGATTATTCCATGTTTGCACCGTATATATCACCAGACCAGAAAAATAGTGAGATGAATATCTTACATCTGGCACAAGCAGGATTAGGTTTACCAGACAGAGATTATTATTTCATTGAAGGCGAATCAGTGCAAGAAATACAAAACGCTTACAAAACATACTTAGCGCGTTTATTTGAATTGGTTGGTGATACTGAAGTCAATGAAAAAGCCGAAATCGTTTATAATATAGAGAAGCAATTAGCAGAATCTCATAAAACCAGAATCGAAAGACGAGATGTTAAAGCCAATTACAACAAAATGTCTGTTGCAGATTTAGACAAAAGACATTCAAATATCAATTGGAGTGATATGTTGGTCAATTTAGGCGCAAAAACTGATTCGATTGATGTAGCACAACCAGCATATTACGATACTTTGGATAAGATGTTAGCATCGGTATCACTAGACGATTGGAAATTATATCTAAAGGCTAATTCTATTGGGTCACATGATAATATTTTGAGTAAACCTTTTCAGGATGCTGCTTTTGAATATTCAAAAGTATTATCTGGTCAGTCTGAGCAACAACCACGAGACAAGCAGATGGTTAGAAGTGTAGACCAGCAAATTGGTTTTGCATTGGGACAATTATATGTGAAGCGCTATTTTAATGAAGATGCCAAAAAGCGTGCATTAGATTTGGTCAACAATTTTCAGAAAGTATTAGAAAAACGTATTGATAACTTAGATTGGATGAGCGATAGCACCAAAGTAAAAGCAAAAGAAAAGCTTTACGCGATTAATAAAAAAATTGGATATCCAGATGTTTGGCGTACTTATGATGTTGAGATTGATAGAAATCAATTTTTTGAAAATGTGGTAGCATTACGTAAAAATGATTTTCAGTATGAATTACAACAACTAAACCAACCACCAAATAAAGACGAATGGGGCACAACGCCGTCTACAGTTACAGCATATTATAATCCATCATTAAACGAAATTGTATTTCCTGCAGGGATTTTACAAGCACCTTATTTTGATTTATACGCCGACGATGCTGTAAATTATGGAGGCATTGGTATGGTGATTGGTCATGAATTTACGCATGCCTTTGATGACCAAGGTGCCCAATTTGATAAAGACGGTAATGTCACCAATTGGTGGATCAAAGACGATTACAAAAAGTTTAAAGCAAAAACTAACCAAATCGTCGAACAATACGGCGCCTTTACAGTTTTAGATTCTGTACATCTTAAAGGTGCATTGACTGTTGGTGAAAATACAGCAGATAATGGCGGCATTGCTATCGCCTATGATGCTTTTAAACTCACAGAACAAGGTCAAGGCAATGAAACCATTGCTGGTTTCACACCAGACCAACGTTTCTTTTTGTCTATTGCTAATATTTGGCGTGTAAAAATGCGTGATGAGTTTCTACGAAACTATGTAGCTAACGACCCACATTCGCCACCAATGTGGCGTGTTAATGGGCCGTTAATGAACTTTACTCCATTTTATGAAGCCTTTGATGTAAAACCTGGAGAAGCTAATTATAGAGTAGAAGAGAAGCGTATAAAGATTTGGTAG
- a CDS encoding gliding motility-associated C-terminal domain-containing protein has protein sequence MYPNLSLKTVSSYLCLLVLLFTKPLKAQIVIGTPTLGFSQACASDTFNTYSTSFVFSPEAGLQSSNQFIIELSDADGDFTDATVIYTSTAGSVTTSPATLNFSLPTTTSGENYRIRIKSTAPVATSSASTSFAAYYKLQDSPFTINNLVSTGAYCTGSSYLLTIDNPGSDTNDSPLNYPSLTFNWFRETSPTTSVFVAEGPTLAVNTEGTYFVETNYGSCTSNSASNRVTITEASNGQADATIVSSLGNPYCPAQGLTTLTTIGGNSYQWYKEGIAIDGATNQMYQTNESGDFSVQVDLGECSASGSIALMSELFDSDINVNEINAIEEGETLTVTITDTANSPVYEWYFNNNLIQNETEASYVASEFGNYSVVISETNGCNGSVEYQFTVQEAIEQFPNVDNIPNLISPNGDGVNDTWIIPTDYVSGTNSEIRIFTNQGKLVFQTNDYQNNWPQNDLGLTNINQVFYYIIETDNGNTQKGSITVIK, from the coding sequence ATGTACCCTAATCTAAGTTTAAAGACAGTCTCCTCGTACCTGTGTTTATTGGTTTTGTTATTCACTAAACCATTAAAAGCTCAGATAGTTATTGGTACACCAACTTTAGGTTTTAGTCAGGCTTGTGCAAGTGATACCTTTAATACTTACAGTACTAGTTTTGTTTTTTCTCCAGAAGCTGGATTACAGAGTTCTAATCAGTTTATTATAGAGCTTTCTGATGCCGATGGGGATTTTACAGATGCAACAGTTATTTATACTTCTACTGCTGGTAGCGTTACAACTTCGCCAGCAACATTAAACTTTTCCTTACCAACAACTACATCAGGAGAAAATTACAGAATTAGAATAAAAAGTACGGCGCCAGTAGCAACTAGCTCTGCTTCTACTTCTTTTGCGGCATATTATAAACTACAAGATTCTCCCTTTACAATAAATAATCTGGTATCTACAGGTGCATATTGTACAGGAAGTAGTTATCTGTTGACTATTGATAACCCAGGTTCAGACACAAATGATTCCCCATTAAATTATCCTTCATTAACTTTTAATTGGTTTAGAGAGACTAGCCCTACTACATCTGTTTTTGTTGCAGAAGGACCAACATTGGCGGTTAATACAGAAGGCACATATTTTGTTGAAACTAATTATGGAAGTTGCACATCAAATTCTGCTTCAAATCGTGTCACAATAACTGAGGCTTCAAATGGCCAAGCAGATGCAACTATTGTTTCTAGTTTAGGGAATCCATATTGTCCGGCTCAGGGTTTGACAACATTAACGACTATTGGCGGAAATAGTTACCAATGGTATAAAGAAGGCATTGCGATTGATGGTGCTACTAATCAAATGTATCAAACAAATGAATCTGGTGATTTTTCTGTTCAGGTAGATTTAGGAGAATGTTCAGCATCAGGCTCAATTGCACTTATGAGTGAATTATTTGATAGCGATATAAACGTAAATGAGATTAATGCTATCGAAGAAGGAGAAACGCTTACAGTTACAATAACAGATACAGCAAATAGTCCTGTATATGAATGGTATTTTAATAACAATTTAATTCAAAACGAAACCGAAGCTAGTTATGTAGCTTCTGAATTTGGTAATTACAGTGTAGTTATTTCTGAAACTAATGGCTGTAATGGTTCTGTCGAATATCAATTTACAGTCCAAGAAGCCATAGAGCAGTTTCCGAATGTCGATAACATTCCAAACTTAATAAGTCCAAACGGAGATGGTGTTAATGATACCTGGATTATTCCAACTGATTACGTGAGCGGAACAAATTCAGAAATTCGAATATTTACAAATCAAGGTAAACTTGTTTTTCAAACTAACGATTATCAAAACAATTGGCCGCAAAATGATTTAGGCCTAACCAATATTAACCAAGTGTTTTACTACATCATCGAAACTGATAATGGCAATACACAAAAAGGGTCGATTACAGTAATAAAATGA
- a CDS encoding PorP/SprF family type IX secretion system membrane protein, protein MKSLILTIMVFACTSQFVLSQENDGVVSFDLPVRNSQMFNRFAINPTFSFVREQYKYASIFNKREWVQFNDAPLTYLASYSGRFAENIGAGIGVFQQNYGVLTTFGGILNFAYNARLNRDNNFTFGLNIGAYSSGINDGNVVTNFPDPSLQNIPSNFLVTINPGINYGTAFLDFGVSVNNLFAYNISSSEMLKDDQNQSLQAHVMYTGYMSSRGFFDDARFSGLIRSEFMQDETILSANAMVYVPKGLWFQAGYNTLYGASGGVGINITKEIAIEYNFETAFGDLVDFGPSHEITLAYRFKSSRFFDYSRQDEVSGLISTDRKPKRRIVKSSTPKRTIQKPAEKDDSDVLVKAEAEKEAQRLEEEKALKLEEERLAKLEAERLADLKAKQDAEREAKAVEDKKRKEQARIEAAKRAQETAKKQAKEKARLEAERKAKDEETRIAEEKRKKDIEEQKLKAEAEKEAQRIDEERIAKELADKKAKIELEKENQLEEERLAKEKEQQDLIDNPKDELGKALKASQQEEIKQKDLLDKYNKAVDGKNENLRNLKEENDLSEQGIVVKPKEFKSVTKENNELKSIKVELDDIIISREQKINELEKLYEDMYEADTIVNQTVMLYYKKEIQRLKTEQGNANDIKLDLENKLEEIQIAIEFEKRRRIKRAEFNNEEERYTEDRATLENLKESTEVTNSILSEEDFDFGIEQSNNIQILKNVNYIESGFYMVLAVHTDKEKRDEFLTKIIASGVSNIDFFYDVNTSQYYIYLKTFNNIQEANNALKNKATKSYNSKMTIIKIEN, encoded by the coding sequence ATGAAATCTTTAATTCTAACAATTATGGTATTTGCATGTACTTCACAATTTGTTCTTTCTCAAGAGAATGATGGTGTGGTATCATTTGACTTACCTGTTAGAAATTCACAAATGTTCAACCGTTTTGCTATAAACCCTACATTTAGTTTTGTAAGAGAACAATATAAGTATGCTAGCATTTTTAATAAAAGAGAATGGGTGCAATTTAATGACGCACCACTCACCTATTTAGCGAGTTACTCAGGTCGTTTTGCTGAAAATATTGGTGCTGGTATTGGAGTTTTTCAGCAAAATTATGGTGTCTTGACAACATTTGGTGGTATACTTAACTTTGCTTATAACGCAAGACTGAACAGAGATAATAACTTTACTTTTGGTTTAAATATAGGTGCATACAGTAGCGGAATAAACGATGGAAATGTAGTTACTAATTTTCCTGATCCGTCGCTACAAAATATTCCATCAAATTTTTTAGTCACAATAAATCCTGGTATCAATTACGGAACCGCTTTTTTAGATTTTGGAGTATCTGTAAATAACTTATTTGCGTACAATATATCATCCTCAGAAATGCTTAAGGACGACCAAAATCAAAGCCTGCAAGCACATGTTATGTATACAGGTTATATGTCTAGTCGTGGTTTTTTTGATGATGCTCGCTTTTCTGGTTTAATTAGAAGTGAATTTATGCAAGATGAAACAATACTATCTGCAAATGCAATGGTATATGTTCCAAAAGGACTTTGGTTTCAAGCAGGATACAATACGCTTTATGGTGCTTCTGGTGGTGTTGGAATTAATATTACTAAAGAAATTGCTATTGAATATAACTTTGAAACTGCATTTGGTGATTTAGTAGATTTTGGTCCTTCACATGAAATCACATTGGCTTATAGATTTAAAAGTAGTCGCTTCTTTGATTATAGCAGACAAGATGAAGTTAGTGGTTTAATCTCTACAGATAGAAAGCCAAAACGCCGCATTGTAAAGTCCTCTACTCCTAAAAGAACAATTCAAAAACCTGCTGAAAAAGATGATTCTGATGTATTAGTAAAAGCAGAAGCTGAAAAGGAAGCACAACGTTTAGAAGAGGAAAAAGCGTTGAAACTCGAAGAAGAGCGTCTAGCAAAACTTGAAGCTGAACGATTAGCTGACCTAAAAGCCAAACAAGATGCAGAAAGAGAAGCAAAAGCTGTAGAAGATAAAAAAAGGAAAGAACAAGCTAGAATAGAAGCAGCAAAACGTGCACAAGAAACTGCAAAAAAACAAGCCAAAGAAAAAGCTAGACTTGAAGCAGAAAGAAAAGCCAAAGATGAAGAAACTCGTATTGCAGAAGAGAAGCGGAAAAAAGACATAGAAGAACAAAAACTTAAAGCAGAGGCTGAAAAAGAGGCACAACGTATTGATGAAGAAAGAATTGCAAAAGAATTAGCTGATAAAAAAGCTAAAATAGAATTAGAAAAAGAGAATCAATTAGAAGAAGAACGATTAGCAAAAGAAAAAGAACAACAAGACTTAATTGATAATCCAAAGGATGAATTAGGTAAAGCCTTAAAAGCATCTCAGCAAGAAGAAATAAAACAAAAAGACTTATTAGATAAGTATAATAAAGCTGTAGATGGTAAAAATGAAAACCTTAGAAATTTAAAAGAAGAAAATGATTTAAGCGAGCAAGGTATAGTAGTAAAACCAAAAGAATTTAAAAGTGTTACTAAAGAAAATAACGAACTAAAATCTATTAAGGTAGAACTAGATGATATCATCATATCTAGAGAGCAAAAGATTAATGAATTAGAGAAGCTTTACGAAGATATGTATGAAGCGGATACAATTGTCAACCAAACGGTAATGTTGTATTATAAGAAAGAAATACAACGCTTAAAAACTGAGCAAGGCAATGCTAATGATATCAAATTAGATTTAGAAAATAAACTCGAAGAGATTCAAATTGCTATAGAATTTGAAAAGCGTCGTCGAATAAAACGTGCAGAATTTAATAATGAAGAAGAACGCTATACAGAAGACAGAGCAACATTGGAAAATCTTAAAGAATCAACGGAAGTAACAAATAGTATTTTAAGTGAAGAAGACTTTGACTTCGGCATAGAGCAAAGTAATAATATTCAGATTCTAAAGAATGTAAATTACATCGAAAGTGGTTTCTATATGGTGCTGGCTGTACACACAGATAAAGAAAAACGTGATGAGTTTTTAACTAAAATTATTGCCTCTGGCGTAAGTAACATTGATTTCTTTTATGACGTCAACACAAGTCAATATTATATATATCTAAAGACATTTAATAACATACAAGAAGCTAATAATGCTTTAAAAAACAAAGCAACAAAATCATATAATTCAAAAATGACAATAATCAAAATAGAGAATTAA